Proteins from a genomic interval of Candidatus Rubidus massiliensis:
- the bioY2 gene encoding Biotin ECF transporter S component BioY2, with amino-acid sequence MTETISIGKNSKMIFISISLNVIKIIICSLFIALMARFAIPLSFIALSVTLQTLAISIISIFFKKKEVVLAVIFYLFLAFCGFPVLQNGQSNPLWVFSPTAGYLFGFFMAAVILPTALTKYKPKHFAKTWLIFALNESTVLLFGTLWLSYYIGITNGLTKGFIPFIPGAVLKITIASLIYRVKSRIKIKNDYKIR; translated from the coding sequence ATGACTGAAACTATATCCATTGGCAAAAATTCGAAAATGATTTTCATTTCTATCTCATTAAATGTAATAAAAATCATTATATGTAGCTTATTTATAGCATTAATGGCCAGATTTGCTATTCCTTTATCTTTCATAGCACTCTCTGTAACTTTACAAACATTAGCTATTTCCATTATCTCAATTTTTTTTAAAAAAAAAGAAGTAGTTTTAGCCGTTATTTTTTATCTTTTTTTAGCATTTTGTGGTTTTCCTGTATTACAAAATGGTCAAAGTAATCCTTTATGGGTATTTAGTCCGACAGCTGGTTATTTATTTGGTTTTTTTATGGCTGCAGTAATTTTACCAACAGCTCTAACAAAATATAAGCCTAAGCACTTTGCTAAGACATGGTTAATTTTTGCTTTGAACGAAAGTACTGTGTTGCTATTTGGTACTCTATGGTTATCTTATTATATAGGTATAACTAACGGTCTGACTAAGGGTTTTATACCTTTTATTCCAGGAGCTGTTTTAAAAATTACAATAGCTTCTTTAATTTATAGAGTAAAATCGAGGATAAAAATAAAGAATGATTACAAAATTAGATAA
- a CDS encoding hypothetical protein (putative conserved protein), whose amino-acid sequence MITKLDNNESAIVYLFKGSDNYDGISYESFKSLEKIITNLFPKFTIYYWNNIDVQPEKWHQKAICIFPGGECGKWQKILSKKRQKKIFQWLKNGGKIIGICAGAYFCSKKSIYSVNPYQQIKVERIIQPFQGICEGPFLSHKIEIVKVKWEKTQEEGYVTLIKGGSFIQNQSNIQNQSTNDEILARFSVNNAIATIKCNTDQGISILSSVHWEFEVQDVKPYVLDANLLENSQEFRKNCMIEMIKSIV is encoded by the coding sequence ATGATTACAAAATTAGATAACAATGAAAGTGCTATAGTTTATTTGTTTAAAGGAAGTGATAACTATGATGGTATTTCTTATGAAAGCTTTAAAAGCTTAGAGAAAATTATTACCAATCTATTTCCTAAATTTACTATCTATTACTGGAATAATATCGATGTGCAACCAGAAAAATGGCACCAAAAAGCTATTTGCATTTTTCCAGGTGGTGAATGTGGAAAATGGCAAAAAATTTTATCTAAAAAAAGACAAAAAAAAATTTTTCAATGGTTGAAAAATGGTGGGAAAATTATAGGAATATGCGCTGGCGCTTATTTTTGTTCAAAAAAATCGATCTATAGCGTAAATCCTTATCAACAAATAAAAGTTGAACGAATCATTCAACCTTTCCAAGGAATATGTGAAGGTCCTTTTCTTTCTCATAAAATAGAAATTGTCAAAGTTAAATGGGAAAAAACGCAAGAAGAAGGGTACGTTACCTTAATAAAAGGGGGCTCTTTTATACAAAACCAATCCAATATACAAAACCAAAGCACGAATGATGAAATTTTAGCTCGATTTTCTGTCAATAATGCAATTGCCACCATTAAATGTAATACTGATCAAGGAATTTCAATTTTATCTTCGGTTCATTGGGAATTTGAAGTTCAAGATGTCAAACCATACGTTTTAGATGCAAATCTTTTAGAGAACAGTCAAGAATTTAGAAAAAACTGCATGATAGAAATGATTAAATCGATTGTGTAG
- a CDS encoding 3-oxoacyl-(acyl carrier protein) synthase III: MLTNNVATIIAAESALPSSYYTTDEILEKIQLKPDSSLSSHINNLGVEGRYISLDYLTDYLTEKENRICKETAKSLAISAIKKCIAKSDVDPLKIDLLITVTNTQDRPMPCLACEAISEVDQIRKDINNLNLQNQGCSVFPKALDIANAHLLKNPGKYVLIVLSEAHSLFFAQFQVNALKALHDCKSKKEFENTIRFISAMLFGDGAVAFILGSEGCGLKMNYIGHITNFDKSHAEVIHMDEGGALIPSYQGIPFYHMTKDIAQTGILYAQKLLDSLRKQKSASFCLSDYDHLFIHTGSKKILDGLFANIFKNSNVQEGQLSYDILKKYGNLSSVSVPMMIYHFMQKPVKDKQCILALTFGVGFSGSIVELSSQ, translated from the coding sequence ATGTTGACTAACAATGTGGCTACAATCATTGCAGCTGAATCAGCATTACCAAGTTCTTACTACACAACAGACGAAATATTAGAAAAAATTCAGCTTAAACCAGATTCATCCTTGTCTTCACATATTAATAATTTAGGTGTAGAAGGGCGATATATATCTTTAGACTATTTAACGGATTATTTAACCGAAAAAGAAAACAGAATTTGTAAGGAAACCGCTAAATCTTTAGCAATATCGGCTATTAAAAAGTGTATTGCTAAAAGTGATGTTGATCCATTAAAGATCGATCTGTTGATAACTGTCACGAATACCCAAGATCGTCCCATGCCATGTCTTGCTTGTGAGGCTATCTCAGAGGTGGATCAGATTCGTAAGGACATTAACAACTTAAATTTACAAAACCAAGGTTGTTCTGTATTTCCTAAGGCTTTAGATATTGCAAATGCCCACTTATTAAAAAATCCAGGAAAATATGTACTAATTGTCTTATCAGAAGCGCACTCCTTATTTTTTGCTCAATTTCAAGTAAATGCCTTGAAAGCTCTACACGATTGTAAAAGTAAAAAAGAATTTGAAAACACCATTCGATTTATTTCTGCGATGTTATTTGGAGATGGTGCGGTAGCTTTTATACTTGGAAGTGAAGGTTGTGGTTTAAAAATGAATTACATTGGACATATTACCAATTTCGATAAATCACATGCGGAAGTGATTCATATGGATGAAGGGGGAGCCTTAATACCTTCTTATCAAGGGATTCCATTTTATCATATGACTAAAGATATCGCACAAACTGGTATATTGTACGCTCAAAAACTTTTGGATAGTTTAAGAAAGCAAAAATCTGCTTCTTTTTGTTTATCAGATTATGATCATTTATTTATACACACAGGTAGTAAAAAAATTTTAGATGGTTTATTTGCTAATATTTTCAAAAATTCAAATGTCCAAGAGGGTCAGTTATCTTACGATATTTTAAAAAAATATGGAAATTTATCAAGTGTGTCTGTACCAATGATGATTTATCATTTTATGCAAAAACCAGTGAAAGACAAACAGTGCATTTTAGCTCTGACTTTTGGCGTTGGTTTTAGTGGAAGTATTGTTGAATTATCCTCTCAATAA
- a CDS encoding methyltransferase, FkbM family: MNITRISFLALLFALVTNFSHASLYPNLNENEATQRLLTIHNQLNLIHGSLHEEFPEQLMAAMFISENDKVLEIGGNVGRNSCVIGSMLKNSNQLVVAESDFETAVQLVSNRENNRLGFLVENSAISCVPLYQYGWDTTPECKPGFMPIQTITYTELKNKFGIQFNVLVADCEGALYYILNDDESVLNDVETIIVENDYHNYFHYLNVCTKFMLHGFHLVYNKAGGWGPCYNEFYQVWKKS, translated from the coding sequence GTGAACATAACTCGAATATCCTTCTTGGCCTTACTATTTGCCTTAGTTACAAACTTTAGCCATGCTTCTTTATATCCTAATTTAAATGAAAATGAAGCGACTCAAAGATTATTAACGATACATAATCAATTGAATTTGATACACGGATCTTTACATGAAGAGTTTCCTGAACAACTGATGGCTGCTATGTTTATTTCAGAAAATGATAAAGTTTTAGAAATAGGTGGGAATGTTGGAAGAAATAGTTGTGTGATCGGATCTATGCTGAAAAATTCAAACCAATTAGTCGTAGCAGAATCAGATTTTGAGACAGCTGTACAATTAGTTAGTAATAGAGAAAACAATAGATTAGGTTTTTTAGTAGAAAACTCTGCAATATCTTGCGTTCCTCTTTACCAGTATGGATGGGACACTACACCTGAATGTAAGCCAGGTTTTATGCCTATTCAAACAATCACATACACTGAACTTAAAAACAAATTTGGGATACAGTTTAACGTATTGGTAGCTGATTGTGAAGGTGCCCTCTATTATATTTTAAATGATGATGAGTCGGTTCTCAACGATGTTGAAACAATTATTGTCGAAAACGATTACCACAATTATTTTCATTATTTAAATGTTTGCACAAAGTTTATGCTACATGGATTTCACCTAGTCTATAACAAAGCCGGTGGATGGGGGCCTTGTTACAATGAATTTTATCAAGTTTGGAAAAAATCTTAA
- a CDS encoding hypothetical protein (putative conserved protein) produces the protein MNKTWVVLFINHLLLVFSSSYSLSEELSEKEAYNIGLNAYLYFYPLVTMDLTRKQMTSVEEGKVLGFGPMNTFANIKAYPTATMRTVVRPNFDTLYSSSWLDLTKGPVILSVPDTNNRYYLLPMLDMWTDVFASPGWRTTGTKAEKFAIIPQSWSGKLPEGVQVIQAPTPYVWVIGRIKTDGPNDYEAVHKIQSGLKISLLEDKGRVSPLAHQEIDVTTAPKEIVEKMSANQFFAYAAELLKVHSPHITDEPMLALLKRIGFESGKSFDVNNLSPKIKESLIRGREAALELMKWKLPSIARVENGWSMNTDTMGVYGNYYLKRAIIAQQGLGANLPEDAIYPLNLFDFNHNALDGNNSYTIHFDKDNLPPVQAFWSITLYDEQGYQVDNSLNRFALSSWMPFKYNEDGSLDLYFSNENPSTDKTENWLPAPKGPFNLTMRLYAPKNEALVGSWNPPFVKQSN, from the coding sequence ATGAACAAAACTTGGGTAGTTCTTTTTATTAATCATTTACTTTTAGTCTTTAGTTCTTCTTATTCTCTCTCAGAAGAGTTGTCTGAAAAAGAAGCGTATAATATTGGACTAAATGCTTATCTTTATTTTTATCCATTAGTGACGATGGATCTTACCAGAAAACAAATGACAAGTGTTGAAGAAGGAAAAGTGCTAGGCTTTGGGCCAATGAACACTTTTGCTAACATTAAAGCCTATCCTACCGCAACAATGAGAACAGTGGTTCGTCCAAATTTTGATACCTTATATTCTTCAAGTTGGCTTGATTTAACAAAAGGACCTGTAATTTTATCTGTTCCAGACACAAATAATCGATATTATTTGTTACCCATGTTAGATATGTGGACAGATGTCTTTGCTTCACCGGGTTGGAGGACTACTGGAACCAAAGCTGAAAAATTTGCTATAATTCCTCAAAGTTGGAGCGGCAAACTTCCAGAAGGTGTTCAAGTAATCCAAGCACCAACTCCTTATGTTTGGGTTATTGGACGAATAAAAACTGACGGTCCCAACGATTACGAAGCGGTTCATAAAATTCAGTCAGGTTTAAAAATAAGCTTATTAGAAGATAAAGGTAGGGTATCGCCTTTAGCTCATCAAGAAATTGATGTAACAACCGCTCCCAAAGAGATTGTCGAAAAAATGTCTGCAAATCAATTTTTTGCCTACGCCGCCGAGTTACTTAAGGTGCATTCCCCACACATTACAGACGAACCTATGTTAGCTCTTTTAAAACGGATAGGTTTTGAATCTGGGAAAAGTTTTGATGTGAATAATCTTTCCCCAAAAATAAAAGAAAGTCTAATACGTGGTCGTGAAGCAGCTCTTGAGTTAATGAAGTGGAAACTTCCTTCCATTGCTAGAGTTGAAAACGGATGGTCGATGAATACCGATACAATGGGAGTTTATGGTAATTATTATTTAAAACGTGCCATAATAGCTCAACAAGGCCTTGGAGCCAATTTGCCAGAAGACGCTATCTATCCTCTTAATCTATTTGATTTCAACCATAATGCCTTGGACGGCAATAACAGTTATACTATTCATTTTGATAAAGATAATTTACCACCCGTTCAAGCCTTTTGGTCAATAACGCTTTATGATGAACAGGGCTATCAAGTTGATAACAGCCTAAATCGTTTTGCTTTAAGTAGCTGGATGCCATTTAAATATAATGAAGATGGATCTTTAGATTTGTATTTTTCGAACGAAAATCCAAGTACAGATAAAACAGAGAATTGGCTTCCAGCTCCAAAAGGTCCCTTTAATCTGACAATGCGACTTTATGCACCGAAGAATGAAGCTTTGGTTGGAAGTTGGAATCCTCCCTTTGTAAAGCAATCTAACTAA
- the catD_1 gene encoding 3-oxoadipate enol-lactonase 2: MFLKHNDSNKRKGHIAKANAIDIWYETFGNKGDKPLLLIMGGCCQGVLWHRSFCEQLVREGFFVIRFDHRDSGLSTSFDFELQPYNLMDMAKDIIGLLDFIGVEKVYIFGVSLGGFIAEIMAGYFSQRVYSILLLGSTCEIRPMNLAYAGKSLDENVTLSSPKQNYLDWMFQFMEIVPQSHEKKLAQRMEGWNQLSGSTFPLDAKINREMQEEFLTRVRYEQGILNHIKMLNTHHSEELIRVAPSKVQTPTVILHGSEDPIFPKDHGYALSQIIKNSTYLLVDGMGHIPSDPFYDLYIKILKQQSLL; the protein is encoded by the coding sequence ATGTTTTTAAAACACAATGATTCTAATAAAAGAAAAGGGCATATAGCAAAAGCTAATGCAATCGATATATGGTACGAAACATTTGGAAATAAAGGAGATAAACCTTTACTTCTAATAATGGGAGGATGTTGTCAAGGCGTTCTTTGGCATAGGAGTTTTTGCGAACAATTGGTACGTGAAGGTTTTTTTGTCATTCGATTTGATCATAGAGATTCGGGGTTATCAACCTCTTTTGATTTTGAATTACAACCATATAATTTAATGGATATGGCAAAAGATATCATTGGACTTTTAGATTTTATAGGCGTTGAAAAAGTTTATATATTTGGTGTTTCATTAGGAGGTTTTATAGCTGAGATAATGGCTGGGTATTTTTCTCAAAGAGTGTATTCTATTCTTTTACTAGGTTCTACTTGTGAAATTCGTCCAATGAATTTGGCCTATGCTGGAAAATCATTAGATGAAAATGTTACACTTTCCTCACCTAAACAAAATTATCTTGATTGGATGTTTCAATTTATGGAGATTGTTCCTCAAAGTCATGAGAAAAAGTTAGCGCAGCGAATGGAAGGCTGGAATCAATTGAGTGGTTCTACATTTCCTTTAGATGCAAAGATTAATCGGGAAATGCAAGAAGAATTTCTTACAAGAGTGCGATACGAACAAGGGATACTTAACCACATTAAGATGTTAAACACTCATCATTCAGAAGAATTGATCCGTGTTGCTCCTTCCAAAGTACAAACTCCAACAGTCATTTTACATGGATCTGAAGATCCTATATTTCCTAAAGACCACGGTTATGCCTTAAGTCAGATTATAAAGAATTCTACCTATCTTTTAGTAGATGGAATGGGACATATACCAAGTGATCCGTTTTATGATCTTTATATAAAAATTTTGAAACAGCAAAGTTTGCTTTAA
- a CDS encoding response regulator, which produces MNISTSQFYKNFDLSVDRVRELSKNFCYQLAITVFGYVRIYDSGMVSWVTTCPDQDRFLVESGELSRNPLVNDKNLLKEGFYLDVYNRQFPGSEKFYRERAKFFQMDHGMVLVKHQKDYIETCCFSGLSTKRPLYQLFMNEQPMFSSFMEYFTSQLDSRLIQILSQGLLLEDLKEESILLDKDNLYFSGNRANLIKACGWKKLLALSKREIQCLLLLKKGHTYSKIGSALELSERTVEHYLESVKNKLNVTTRSELIIIAEKLVQLRII; this is translated from the coding sequence ATGAATATTTCAACATCGCAATTTTATAAAAATTTTGATCTATCAGTTGATCGAGTACGTGAACTTAGTAAAAACTTTTGTTACCAACTTGCTATAACTGTGTTCGGTTACGTAAGGATTTATGATAGTGGTATGGTTAGTTGGGTAACAACTTGCCCAGACCAAGATCGCTTTTTGGTCGAGTCAGGAGAATTGAGTCGTAATCCCTTAGTTAATGATAAAAATCTTCTTAAAGAAGGTTTTTATTTAGATGTATATAATCGTCAATTTCCAGGAAGCGAAAAATTTTATCGGGAACGCGCTAAATTTTTTCAAATGGATCACGGTATGGTACTAGTAAAGCATCAAAAAGATTATATTGAAACATGTTGTTTTTCAGGGCTTTCTACTAAAAGGCCTTTATATCAGCTTTTTATGAACGAACAACCCATGTTTAGTTCCTTCATGGAATACTTTACGAGTCAATTGGATTCTCGTTTAATTCAAATTCTATCACAGGGACTTTTGCTAGAAGATTTAAAGGAAGAATCCATTCTTTTAGACAAAGATAATTTATACTTTTCGGGAAACAGAGCCAATCTAATAAAAGCTTGTGGATGGAAAAAGCTTTTGGCACTTTCGAAAAGAGAAATACAATGCTTGCTTTTGCTTAAAAAAGGACATACTTATAGCAAGATCGGAAGTGCTCTTGAATTATCAGAGAGAACAGTTGAACATTATTTAGAATCGGTAAAAAATAAACTCAATGTAACGACCAGAAGTGAGCTTATTATAATAGCTGAAAAGCTTGTACAACTTCGTATTATTTAA